A stretch of DNA from Nocardioides sp. Arc9.136:
GCGGCCGAGCCGGTGACCACCACCCGGTGACCCTCCGCGGCGAGCGCGCGGGTGACCTGCGCGAACCGGACGGGCGGCCACCGCCGCCCGGGGTAGGCCGCGCCGGGGTGCACGACGACGGCCCCGGCGACCTGCGGGGCGGCCGGCGGCGCGTCGAGCGAGACGTCGTCAGGATCCGCCTCCGTCGGTAGGAGGGCGAAGGCGGTCCTCACCAGCCGGCACCACCGCGCGCGCTCGTGCTCCTCGGGGTCCCACCGGGGGCCGTCCGCCGTCTCGTAGGCGACCAGCCGGCCCGGCCCGAGGTCCTCGAGCAGCCGCCGGCTCGCCGGCCCGTTGCCGTGCAGGTCGACCGCCACGTCCGGCGGCGGCCCGGTCCACGGGACCGGCGCGAGCTCGGCGACGGGGAGGTGGGTGTCGACGGCCGGGACCAGGGCCACCAGCGGTGCGAGCGGCGCCGGCGCGGCGAGGACCAGCTCGTGGTCGGGGAGCGCCCGGCGCAGCGCCTTGAGCGCCGGGACCCCGGCCAGGTGGTCGCCGAGGCCGATCGCCCGGAGCACGAGCGCTCGCGGCCGCCCGGGGCTCACCCGCGCAGCCCGGCGCGCTCCGCCGCGGTGGCCACCAGGTTCGTCGTGGACCGTCCCTGCAGGTAGGGCAGCACGACGGACTGGCCGCCCCACTCGCGCAGCAGCGTCGCCTCGGGCAGCTCCACGCCGGCGTAGTCGCCGCCCTTGGCCCACACGTCCGGCCGGACCCGCCGCAGCGCCTCGGTCGGGGTGTCCTCGTCGAAGACCACGACGGCGTCGACCGGTTCCAGGGCGGCCAGCACGCGGGCGCGGTCGTCCTGCGGCACCAGGGGTCGGGCCTCCCCCTTCAGCCGGCGCACGGAGGCGTCGGAGTTCAGGCAGACGACCAGGCAGTCGCCGAGGGCGCGGGCGGCCTCGAGCGTCGCGACGTGGCCGGCGTGCAGGAGGTCGAAGCAGCCCCCGGTCGCCACCACCGTGCCGCCCGCGGCCCGGACCCGCTCCACGCGCTCCAGGCCGCGAGGGGCGTGCTCGGCCGGGTCGCCGTCGGTCCCGGGCCGGCCGAAGGCCGCCGCTCCCCCGGCGGCGACGAAGTCCGCGGCCGCCAGCACCGCGGCCTGCACCGCCTCGGTCGTCACCGCCCCCGAGGCCAGGGCCCCGGCCGCGGCGCTGGCGAACCGGTCGCCGGCGCCGCAGGGGTCGGCCACCGCCACCCGCGGCGCGGGCAGGACCGACGGCGAGGACTCCCCGTGGCTCAGCAGCGCCCCCTGGGCGCCGAGGGTCATCGCGACGGCCGAGGCCGACCAGCGCTCGACCAGCGCGGCCGCGCGGGCGCTCGCCTGGCCGAGCGGGGTGCGCGCGTCCCGGCCCACGTCGCCGGCGAAGTGCGCGGCCTCGTCGCGGTTCGGGGTCACCAGGCGCACGCCGGGGACCGGCGCCGACCCGCGCGGGTGCGGGTCCCACACCACCGGCACCCGGCCCGCGACGCCGGACAGCGCCTCCCGGACGGCCGGCTCGTCGGTCAGCCCGCGTCCGTAGTCGGCGACCAGCACCGCGCTGGCCGAGCGGATCGCCTCGAGCGCGGACTCCGGGGCGGGGCCGACGGCACCGGCCGTGCCGGTGTCGAGCCGCAGCAGCGACTGCCCGGCCGAGCGCACCCGCTTCTTGACCGGCGTGCTGCCGGCGTGGGGCACCGCGACCAGCCGCACGCCGTACGCCGCCAGCAGCGTCGCGAGGTGCTCGCCGTCGGCGTCGTCGGCCACCGCGGACACCAGCACGACGTCGTGCCCGTCGCGAGCGGCCAGCGCCGCCGCGAGCCCGGCGCCGCCGGGCCGGGCGTGCTCGACGAGGTCGTCGAGCACCGGCACCGGGGCGTCGGGGCACAGGCGCCCGGCGCGCCCCTCCAGGTCGACGTCGAGCAGCGCGTCGCCGACGACGACGAGCGGCCCGCGGCTCACGCGCTGGCCCCCGATCGGCACACGAGGTCCTCGTTCGACATCCGGGTCCGCGAGACGCCGACGCCCAGGGTGCGGTCCAGCGCCGCGCAGGTGATGTGCAGCGCCACCAGGTGGAGCTCCTGGACGGTGGCGGTGTACGGCGCGTCGACGCAGCACGACTCCTCGGCGGCCTCGGCCAGCGGGTTGGGCCGGGGGCCGGTCATCGCCCAGACCTGCATCCCGACCGCCCGCCCACGCTCCGCGGCGGCCACCATGTTGGGGCTGCGGCCGCTGGTCGACATCAGCACCAGCACGTCGCCGGGGCGGCCGTGCGCCTCGACCTGCCGGGCGAAGAGCTCCTCGGGCGGGTAGTCGTTGGCGATCGCGGTGAGGCTCGAGGTCTCCGCGGTCAGGCAGATCGCCGAGAACGGCGGCCGGTCCTCGCGGTACCGGCCGACGAGCTCGGCGGTGAGGTGCTGGGCCTGCGCGGCGCTGCCGCCGTTCCCCGCCGCGAGCAGCCGGCCGCCGCCGTCGAGGACCTCGGCCAGGCGCACGCCCCAGTCGTCCACGACGTCGACGCACGGCCCGAACTTCTCCAGCGCGCGCGACAGCTCCAGCAGGTGCTCGTGGTCGCAGGGCGTGTGCAGGGGGCGGGTGGAGCTCATCGGGTCACCTCCGAGGTCAGGCGCTCGGTGGCGCCGACGAGTGCTTGGTAGACGTGCTCGGTCTGCTCGACGACGCAGCGCCAGTCGTAGCGCTCCAGCGCCCGGCGCCGCCCGGCCCTGCCGTACGCCGCGCGCC
This window harbors:
- a CDS encoding glycosyltransferase family 9 protein, yielding MSPGRPRALVLRAIGLGDHLAGVPALKALRRALPDHELVLAAPAPLAPLVALVPAVDTHLPVAELAPVPWTGPPPDVAVDLHGNGPASRRLLEDLGPGRLVAYETADGPRWDPEEHERARWCRLVRTAFALLPTEADPDDVSLDAPPAAPQVAGAVVVHPGAAYPGRRWPPVRFAQVTRALAAEGHRVVVTGSAAEAPLAEEVRRAAGLPAEAVLAGRTDLGGLAALVAAARLVVCGDTGTAHLASAYATPSVLLFGPTPPHRWGPPARGPHTVLWHGTGPGDPHATELDPALAAIGVEEVLEACRVRLSRAGSARRPSTAPSG
- the rfaE2 gene encoding D-glycero-beta-D-manno-heptose 1-phosphate adenylyltransferase; this encodes MSRGPLVVVGDALLDVDLEGRAGRLCPDAPVPVLDDLVEHARPGGAGLAAALAARDGHDVVLVSAVADDADGEHLATLLAAYGVRLVAVPHAGSTPVKKRVRSAGQSLLRLDTGTAGAVGPAPESALEAIRSASAVLVADYGRGLTDEPAVREALSGVAGRVPVVWDPHPRGSAPVPGVRLVTPNRDEAAHFAGDVGRDARTPLGQASARAAALVERWSASAVAMTLGAQGALLSHGESSPSVLPAPRVAVADPCGAGDRFASAAAGALASGAVTTEAVQAAVLAAADFVAAGGAAAFGRPGTDGDPAEHAPRGLERVERVRAAGGTVVATGGCFDLLHAGHVATLEAARALGDCLVVCLNSDASVRRLKGEARPLVPQDDRARVLAALEPVDAVVVFDEDTPTEALRRVRPDVWAKGGDYAGVELPEATLLREWGGQSVVLPYLQGRSTTNLVATAAERAGLRG
- a CDS encoding SIS domain-containing protein, translating into MSSTRPLHTPCDHEHLLELSRALEKFGPCVDVVDDWGVRLAEVLDGGGRLLAAGNGGSAAQAQHLTAELVGRYREDRPPFSAICLTAETSSLTAIANDYPPEELFARQVEAHGRPGDVLVLMSTSGRSPNMVAAAERGRAVGMQVWAMTGPRPNPLAEAAEESCCVDAPYTATVQELHLVALHITCAALDRTLGVGVSRTRMSNEDLVCRSGASA